In Streptomyces sp. SN-593, a single genomic region encodes these proteins:
- a CDS encoding MarR family winged helix-turn-helix transcriptional regulator, with translation MSEATAGERIAEDFGDIVRRESRAVVYGELTAGLGPALDEATYPVLSGLARGGPRSAARLGHDIGLDRSVVSRHADRLQAAGLLRREPDPSDRRASLLVLTEEGSQVVTRMRARLAERFDAYLAHWPPAEAEAFARALHRFTQEALLPRDCGDTP, from the coding sequence ATGAGCGAAGCCACCGCCGGGGAGCGGATCGCCGAGGACTTCGGGGACATCGTCCGCCGCGAATCACGCGCCGTCGTCTACGGCGAACTCACCGCCGGCCTCGGCCCGGCCCTGGACGAGGCCACCTACCCCGTCCTGAGCGGCCTCGCCCGCGGCGGCCCCCGCAGCGCCGCCCGCCTCGGCCACGACATCGGCCTGGACCGCTCCGTCGTGAGCCGCCACGCCGACCGCCTCCAGGCGGCGGGCCTGCTCCGCCGCGAACCCGACCCCTCCGACCGCCGGGCGAGCCTGCTCGTGCTGACCGAGGAGGGCTCGCAGGTGGTGACCCGGATGCGCGCCCGCCTGGCCGAACGCTTCGACGCCTACCTCGCGCACTGGCCGCCCGCCGAGGCCGAGGCGTTCGCCCGCGCCCTGCACCGCTTCACCCAGGAGGCCCTGCTCCCGAGGGACTGCGGGGACACGCCGTAG
- a CDS encoding glutamate decarboxylase produces MSLHKGSGAPHEVSVSPFFLGDADPVGAMQTAPPKHRLPDGPMTPAAAYQLVHDELMLDGNSRLNLATFVTTWMEPQANVLMAECVDKNMIDKDEYPRTAELERRCVAMLADLWNAPDPGAAVGCSTTGSSEACMLAGMALKRRWAKRTPGYPATARPNLVMGANVQVCWEKFCTFWEVEPRLAPMDGDRLHLDAESALALCDENTIGVVAVLGSTFDGSYEPVAEICAALDDYEQRTGVHIPVHVDGASGGMIAPFLDTDLEWDFRLPRVASINTSGHKYGLVYPGVGWALWRDAESLPEELVFRVNYLGGDMPTFALNFSRPGAQVVAQYYSFLRLGHDGYRAVQQSCRDVATGTARRFEELEDFRLITRGDQLPVFAVTTTPDVTAYDVFDVSRRLRERGWLVPAYTYPADRQDLAVLRVVCRNGFSADLADLLMDDVAALLPELRRQQHPLNRPESVATAFHH; encoded by the coding sequence ATGTCGTTGCACAAGGGCTCGGGCGCGCCGCACGAGGTCTCCGTCAGTCCGTTCTTCCTGGGAGACGCCGACCCGGTCGGCGCCATGCAGACCGCCCCGCCCAAGCACCGGCTGCCGGACGGCCCGATGACGCCGGCCGCGGCGTACCAGCTCGTGCACGACGAGCTGATGCTCGACGGCAACTCCCGGCTCAACCTCGCCACCTTCGTCACCACCTGGATGGAGCCGCAGGCGAACGTGCTGATGGCGGAGTGCGTCGACAAGAACATGATCGACAAGGACGAGTACCCGCGCACCGCCGAACTGGAGCGGCGCTGCGTGGCGATGCTCGCCGACCTGTGGAACGCCCCCGACCCCGGCGCGGCCGTCGGCTGCTCGACCACCGGCTCCTCCGAGGCGTGCATGCTCGCCGGAATGGCGCTCAAGCGGCGCTGGGCCAAGCGCACCCCGGGCTACCCGGCCACCGCCCGGCCGAACCTGGTGATGGGCGCCAACGTCCAGGTCTGCTGGGAGAAGTTCTGCACGTTCTGGGAGGTCGAGCCGCGGCTGGCCCCGATGGACGGCGACCGGCTGCACCTGGACGCCGAGTCGGCGCTCGCCCTGTGCGACGAGAACACCATCGGGGTGGTGGCCGTGCTCGGCTCCACCTTCGACGGCTCCTACGAGCCCGTCGCCGAGATCTGCGCGGCCCTGGACGACTACGAGCAGCGCACCGGCGTCCACATCCCCGTGCACGTGGACGGCGCCTCCGGCGGCATGATCGCGCCGTTCCTCGACACGGACCTGGAGTGGGACTTCCGGCTCCCCCGGGTGGCCTCGATCAACACCTCGGGCCACAAGTACGGGCTGGTCTACCCCGGGGTCGGCTGGGCGCTGTGGCGCGACGCCGAGTCGCTGCCGGAGGAGCTGGTCTTCCGGGTGAACTACCTCGGCGGCGACATGCCCACCTTCGCGCTGAACTTCTCCCGCCCGGGCGCCCAGGTGGTCGCGCAGTACTACTCCTTCCTGCGGCTGGGCCACGACGGCTACCGCGCGGTGCAGCAGTCCTGCCGCGACGTCGCCACCGGCACCGCGCGGCGCTTCGAGGAACTGGAGGACTTCCGGCTGATCACCCGGGGGGACCAGCTCCCGGTGTTCGCGGTCACCACCACGCCCGACGTGACGGCGTACGACGTGTTCGACGTCTCGCGGCGGCTGCGCGAGCGCGGCTGGCTGGTCCCGGCGTACACCTACCCGGCCGACCGGCAGGACCTGGCGGTGCTGCGGGTGGTCTGCCGCAACGGCTTCTCCGCGGACCTGGCCGACCTGCTGATGGACGACGTGGCCGCGCTGCTGCCGGAACTGCGGCGCCAGCAGCACCCGTTGAACCGCCCCGAGTCGGTGGCCACCGCGTTCCACCACTGA
- a CDS encoding dodecin, with protein MADHTYRVTEIVGTSTEGVDAAVRNGVSRASRTLRGLDWFEITQVRGHIVDGEIEHYQVGLKVGFRLEDAE; from the coding sequence ATGGCTGACCACACGTACCGCGTCACCGAGATCGTCGGCACCTCGACCGAGGGCGTGGACGCCGCCGTCCGCAACGGCGTCTCGCGGGCCTCGCGCACCCTGCGCGGCCTGGACTGGTTCGAGATCACGCAGGTGCGCGGGCACATCGTCGACGGCGAGATCGAGCACTACCAGGTCGGCCTGAAGGTGGGCTTCCGCCTGGAGGACGCGGAGTAG